From Spartinivicinus ruber, the proteins below share one genomic window:
- a CDS encoding S1 RNA-binding domain-containing protein, protein MYKVYSELELLTESDVEQKFIYRLLTEGEPIGLGYSDTDFRTKPDIRKLAIDKGANKKLYYPDYAIIVDGVPSVIVEAKKPGEDIDEALREARLYANEINASYPKNINPCEKIVVTDGMVVAAGYCDRNKIEIFVESKNFSSVDTNFSALIDFLSKKTVLSRSQDILLKIKKSAKYYKPVYLLGGKSVKNETVGENSFGANISVEYKCLFNPDTAEDRAAIVQNAYVKSKRKLSHISPIDKIVRAAIPEHIINARSLQDTEFPTEITEQLSNTQKISNEICLLIGSVGSGKSTFTDYLRIKALPESIRLSTEWVNLNLNKAPLSRELIYTWIVSETINEIKKNHSKIDFDSIEELKKIYSKELEKTEKIASLYPKDSEKYIDVIYNEITRLQHDHSATLRGIINHYFVKKNKLLVIVLDNCDKRNRDDQLLMFEVASWLKSSFLTMVFLPIRDTTYDQFRNEPPLDTVIKDLVFRIDPPLLDRVIYERLNYVLREIQKQNTDFVYFLPNDMKVVCSRVDIGKYLKSMIASLFQDRMFKRIISGIAGRNIRKGLEIILYFCKSGHISESEILKVRQSNGDYRLPNYLIAKILLKGKRKYYSDQESHIKNLFNSDSEDSLPDPFVRIAILEWLHSKFREYGPNKTKGFHKVGSLVQNLQSYGHSHSRILIELSSLILSGCVSSEAQKSDINIEDLVSISPAGIIHLELLKNISYLSAISEDTLFRENQVAKSIADNLIGRGKFRNDSKQSQISNAKYLIDYMNSYHKSYFMGYAKILKEDTNINDDYISNIYDYVTSVAGNDYQYCTVKRLEDEYPPGLQVAAQVVSIQKYGFFVEFGLNGTGLVHKSKLKNIESLDSYEEGDWVEIEVIKYNRDHKKFDLKLVDSQN, encoded by the coding sequence ATGTATAAAGTTTATAGTGAATTGGAATTGTTAACTGAGAGTGATGTAGAACAGAAATTCATATATAGGCTTCTTACAGAAGGGGAGCCTATAGGCTTAGGCTATTCGGATACAGATTTTAGAACGAAGCCAGACATTAGAAAGTTGGCTATTGATAAAGGCGCTAATAAAAAATTATATTATCCAGATTATGCAATTATTGTTGACGGTGTGCCTTCAGTAATAGTTGAGGCTAAAAAACCTGGTGAAGACATTGACGAAGCGTTAAGGGAAGCTCGTCTATATGCAAATGAAATAAATGCATCTTATCCTAAAAACATCAATCCATGTGAGAAAATTGTAGTAACAGATGGGATGGTTGTTGCGGCAGGATATTGTGATAGAAACAAAATCGAGATTTTTGTCGAATCTAAAAATTTTAGTTCAGTTGATACAAATTTTTCAGCATTAATTGATTTTCTTTCAAAAAAAACTGTCTTGTCTAGAAGTCAAGATATATTACTCAAAATAAAGAAGTCAGCAAAATACTATAAACCAGTTTACTTGCTTGGCGGAAAATCTGTAAAAAATGAAACAGTTGGAGAAAACTCATTTGGTGCAAATATCTCAGTAGAGTACAAATGTCTATTTAATCCTGATACTGCTGAAGATCGCGCTGCAATAGTTCAAAATGCTTATGTAAAATCAAAACGAAAACTTTCCCATATCTCTCCAATTGATAAAATAGTCAGAGCTGCAATACCTGAGCATATAATTAATGCCAGGTCTCTGCAAGATACCGAATTTCCTACAGAAATCACTGAACAACTATCTAACACACAAAAAATTTCAAATGAAATATGTCTTCTAATTGGTAGCGTGGGGTCAGGAAAATCAACATTTACCGATTACCTTCGCATAAAGGCATTACCTGAGTCAATAAGACTCTCAACTGAGTGGGTAAATTTAAATCTCAATAAAGCACCTCTATCTAGAGAGCTTATATATACTTGGATTGTTAGTGAAACTATTAATGAAATTAAAAAAAATCACTCAAAGATAGATTTTGATAGTATAGAAGAGCTAAAGAAAATATACTCTAAAGAGCTAGAGAAAACAGAAAAAATAGCTTCACTATATCCAAAAGATTCAGAGAAGTATATAGATGTAATATATAATGAAATTACAAGGCTGCAGCACGATCATAGTGCAACTTTGAGAGGGATAATAAATCATTATTTTGTTAAAAAAAATAAACTATTAGTCATTGTGCTAGATAATTGTGACAAACGAAATCGCGATGATCAACTTCTTATGTTTGAGGTGGCTTCATGGCTAAAGAGCAGTTTTTTGACCATGGTCTTTCTGCCAATTAGAGATACTACATACGATCAATTTCGAAATGAACCTCCACTTGATACTGTAATAAAAGATTTAGTATTTAGAATTGATCCTCCGCTGTTGGATAGAGTTATATATGAACGTCTTAATTATGTGCTGAGAGAAATTCAAAAACAGAACACAGACTTCGTATATTTTTTGCCAAACGATATGAAGGTTGTGTGCTCTCGTGTTGATATAGGAAAATATTTAAAGTCGATGATCGCATCTCTTTTTCAAGATAGGATGTTTAAAAGAATAATATCTGGAATAGCAGGTCGTAATATAAGAAAAGGACTAGAAATTATATTATATTTTTGTAAAAGTGGACATATTAGCGAAAGTGAAATTTTAAAGGTTAGGCAGTCAAATGGAGATTATCGACTACCTAATTATTTAATAGCTAAGATACTTTTGAAGGGAAAGAGGAAGTACTATAGTGACCAGGAGTCCCATATAAAAAATCTATTTAACTCTGATAGTGAGGATAGTCTTCCAGATCCATTTGTTAGAATTGCTATATTAGAGTGGTTACACTCTAAGTTTAGAGAGTATGGTCCTAATAAAACAAAGGGATTCCATAAAGTTGGAAGCTTGGTACAAAATCTTCAGTCTTACGGTCACTCCCATTCAAGAATTTTAATCGAGCTATCAAGCTTAATACTCTCAGGTTGTGTTAGCTCTGAGGCTCAGAAATCTGATATTAATATAGAAGATCTTGTTTCCATTTCACCAGCAGGTATAATCCACCTTGAACTGTTGAAAAATATAAGTTACTTATCAGCAATATCGGAAGATACTTTATTTAGAGAAAATCAAGTAGCTAAAAGCATAGCAGATAATCTCATTGGAAGGGGTAAATTTAGAAATGACTCTAAACAGTCACAGATTAGCAATGCTAAATACCTTATAGATTATATGAATTCATATCATAAAAGCTATTTTATGGGTTATGCAAAAATCCTCAAAGAAGATACTAACATAAATGATGACTATATATCCAATATCTACGATTATGTTACATCAGTTGCTGGAAATGATTATCAATATTGTACTGTAAAAAGATTAGAAGATGAGTACCCTCCAGGACTACAAGTTGCTGCTCAGGTAGTATCTATCCAAAAATATGGCTTTTTTGTAGAATTTGGCTTAAATGGAACTGGCTTAGTTCACAAAAGCAAACTCAAAAATATAGAGTCTTTGGATAGTTATGAAGAAGGTGATTGGGTGGAAATCGAAGTCATAAAATATAATCGTGACCATAAGAAGTTTGATCTTAAGCTTGTGGATTCTCAAAATTAA
- a CDS encoding SDH family Clp fold serine proteinase has translation MNSSIENIASMENKKEVVDEFKITNTKQDKKETVSKKFNEEEYVEMFRNKEPEDNIKKIISAHLCDLTKETNLSSYNIIYLFDDENPINSFHANQIYHAIKDSKDKDILMILHSNGGQIEPAYLISKTCKKLAKSKFNVLVPRLAKSAATLIALGANEVHMGLLSELGPIDPQIQGFPALGLANAIEKVAEMTSKFPSASDMFAKFLAEKVSVVQLGLFERLNESAAQYAERLLIGKSLPGNLSASSLADHFTNHYKDHNFVIDSEEASKLLGNEVIKESTKEYEIGNSIYEFLILTQWLFKIFNKTNFRFVGSNSSGFNTYNSKS, from the coding sequence ATGAACTCATCAATTGAAAACATTGCAAGCATGGAAAATAAGAAGGAAGTAGTAGATGAGTTTAAAATAACAAATACCAAACAAGATAAAAAAGAAACTGTAAGCAAAAAATTCAACGAAGAAGAATATGTTGAAATGTTTCGAAATAAAGAACCTGAAGATAATATAAAAAAAATAATATCAGCCCATTTATGTGATCTAACTAAGGAAACTAATCTATCTAGCTACAATATAATTTACCTGTTTGATGACGAAAACCCAATAAATAGCTTTCACGCAAACCAGATATATCATGCTATAAAAGATTCTAAAGATAAAGATATTCTTATGATACTTCATTCAAATGGGGGGCAAATTGAGCCTGCTTACTTAATTAGCAAAACATGTAAAAAATTAGCAAAGTCAAAATTTAATGTTTTAGTACCTCGTCTAGCTAAATCAGCAGCAACTTTAATAGCACTAGGAGCAAATGAAGTTCATATGGGATTATTGAGTGAATTGGGGCCAATTGATCCTCAAATACAGGGGTTTCCTGCTTTAGGCTTAGCTAATGCAATTGAGAAAGTTGCAGAAATGACCTCTAAATTTCCAAGTGCTTCAGATATGTTTGCTAAATTCTTAGCAGAGAAAGTTAGTGTTGTACAACTTGGCTTGTTTGAACGTCTAAACGAATCAGCAGCTCAATATGCAGAGAGGTTATTAATTGGAAAAAGTCTGCCTGGAAATCTATCAGCTAGTTCTCTTGCTGATCATTTTACTAATCATTATAAAGATCATAACTTTGTTATTGATTCTGAAGAAGCATCTAAATTACTTGGAAATGAGGTTATTAAAGAATCAACTAAAGAATATGAAATAGGAAACAGTATATATGAGTTTCTTATACTTACACAATGGTTATTCAAAATTTTCAATAAAACAAATTTCAGGTTTGTCGGAAGTAATTCTAGTGGTTTTAATACATACAATAGTAAAAGTTGA
- a CDS encoding contractile injection system protein, VgrG/Pvc8 family, with protein sequence MGLDYRVYPTMTGAHAKIINQRLISWELTDADGHQSDQLKLVVDAEGLPGLPKEGERIGLILNYQGVPYDKGEFLITRINAKLFPMEITIVATAAPFQVKDDSAFKKRRSQSYEQYTLGVLFENIVKKHGFLPRVDPALAKIIVSHVDQTDETDMSFITRLARQYDAVAKPINKLYVLAKKGQLKSISGKKLSTVKVGLPANNQPTNHNFINAHATLPSRGKYNGVVTLWWDGKAAKEREVKIGKPAYKKLRHLFDSEAKAREIGERQLRKVGRKGVNISLEMPANPLLVAEGLIELDGSFPAHMQGKWSIERVMFRGNKSMGCRCSVSAVGVSN encoded by the coding sequence ATGGGATTAGATTATCGCGTATATCCTACCATGACGGGGGCGCATGCCAAGATTATTAATCAACGGCTCATTTCCTGGGAATTAACCGATGCCGATGGTCATCAGTCTGACCAATTAAAACTAGTCGTCGATGCAGAAGGGCTACCTGGACTACCGAAAGAAGGCGAACGAATAGGATTAATACTGAATTATCAAGGTGTTCCCTACGATAAAGGCGAGTTTTTAATTACTCGGATTAACGCTAAATTATTTCCGATGGAAATAACCATAGTCGCCACCGCAGCACCATTTCAGGTGAAAGATGACAGTGCGTTTAAGAAAAGACGGTCACAGTCCTATGAGCAATATACACTCGGTGTGTTATTTGAAAATATCGTAAAAAAACACGGTTTTTTACCTCGCGTCGATCCAGCATTAGCTAAAATTATAGTGAGTCATGTCGATCAAACCGACGAAACGGATATGTCGTTTATTACTCGGTTAGCCAGGCAGTATGATGCGGTAGCTAAGCCTATCAATAAGCTGTATGTACTGGCTAAAAAAGGACAGCTGAAAAGCATATCGGGTAAAAAGTTATCGACTGTTAAAGTGGGTTTGCCTGCCAATAACCAGCCGACAAATCATAATTTTATTAATGCACATGCCACTTTACCGAGTCGAGGTAAATATAATGGTGTGGTCACTCTCTGGTGGGATGGAAAAGCCGCTAAGGAACGAGAAGTGAAAATAGGAAAGCCTGCCTATAAAAAACTACGGCACCTGTTTGATAGTGAAGCTAAAGCCAGAGAAATTGGTGAACGTCAATTAAGGAAAGTAGGGCGTAAAGGGGTGAATATTTCTTTAGAAATGCCGGCTAATCCGTTATTAGTGGCTGAAGGATTAATCGAATTGGATGGGAGTTTTCCTGCTCATATGCAAGGTAAGTGGTCGATTGAGCGGGTGATGTTTAGAGGCAATAAATCGATGGGGTGTCGATGTTCGGTGAGTGCTGTTGGGGTAAGTAACTAA
- a CDS encoding tail protein X, translated as MRVSTLAGDTVADVLYRHLGQDNDELEKAFYQLNPEITQLTYILPAGIPLTVPTPQPIKPKQVIQLWD; from the coding sequence ATGCGCGTCTCGACCCTGGCCGGTGATACAGTAGCTGATGTATTGTATCGGCATTTAGGGCAAGATAATGACGAATTAGAGAAGGCTTTTTATCAGCTTAATCCAGAAATAACACAACTAACTTATATCTTACCTGCCGGTATTCCCCTCACTGTACCCACCCCACAACCGATAAAACCAAAGCAAGTTATACAATTATGGGATTAG
- a CDS encoding phage tail protein: MRQQMALGDFVFSITHRSAYEQLQYKSSVKWVNTEVVNGKPLSHFSAPNLDTISVNGKVFGVTGEDNLLRLRQMQLAGQPYFLVDGRGTNLGQWKILEVTETHKRILPTGEPQVIEFTLSLEEYANARLDPGR, encoded by the coding sequence ATGCGACAACAAATGGCATTAGGGGATTTTGTATTCAGTATTACCCATCGCTCGGCGTATGAGCAATTACAATATAAATCTTCTGTTAAGTGGGTGAATACCGAAGTGGTGAATGGTAAACCATTAAGCCACTTCAGTGCCCCGAATTTAGATACCATTAGTGTAAATGGTAAGGTCTTTGGTGTGACTGGCGAAGATAATTTATTGCGTTTACGACAGATGCAGCTGGCCGGTCAGCCTTATTTTTTAGTGGATGGCCGGGGTACCAATTTAGGGCAGTGGAAAATATTGGAAGTGACCGAAACCCATAAACGGATATTACCTACCGGGGAACCCCAAGTAATTGAATTTACCCTGTCATTAGAGGAGTATGCCAATGCGCGTCTCGACCCTGGCCGGTGA
- a CDS encoding phage tail tape measure protein, with translation MPNAQYSIAIAAIDRFSAPLQSYQRTTEQLTSQLREQRSEVRRLNAVQRDMSSYDRLQRQMEDTSRSLTEARNEQRQLAQQMEETQNPSRQLTRTFERVNRAVSQLNVQYQTQTNRLDHLQRELSDAGVDTNRLVVEQIRMAGAVNQANNALESQQQRMQAVNQAQARIDANQAERGKVYGAMMEVAAAGYLMAQPVRKAIDYESSFADVKKVVDFDGSKGEDKQMASDILKLSTKIPMAADGLSEIIAAGGQSNIAKGELLNFATSAAKMGVAFDIEAEEAGKTMAAWRSAMGLNQDRAIKLADATNYLSNNLSAEAKDIAGVMKRQGSVAMSSGFSEVQAASFSAALLSGGAAEEVAATALKNITGAMSKGKMASKRQKQVWGQLGFDPELLAGEMLQDAPNTIIRVFEAFQDMPEEEISALVSALFGEESKGAVMPLIKNLDNLKNAFKLTGDESRYLSSMEKEYQARSATTANNLELLGNSFDRLFIVMGDQLLPVLNDIVDPLTEFINSLADAAEEYPTVAKTIGLIGAGGVALIGAGLAIKLMALGIGQGINYLRRARARLGGTTATTATQTQQANTSLRQLNNTLAGTGRGNNNRRQLGANCACCCCQMDGGGRRRRRGRRNRGRSRRGRLSGRGRTLPVLPNPAAAAASPPGLGRRLLQGAGRVVRPLGVGLAATALADAAMAGDATEAGGQIGDIAGSLSGAMAGGAMGAAVGSVVPVVGTVIGGAIGSVVGGIAGSSLGKWIGEGVGSWFDDEKETVELKPKVADIVNQPITDKLPSPEKVAQQIVTNNNHQQVSPTFNLSFMMPPGIDPNNTQAIANNVMNQMQSQVLPLMASGQLAERLDGSLSDRNND, from the coding sequence ATGCCAAACGCTCAATATAGTATTGCCATTGCGGCGATAGACCGCTTTTCGGCACCACTACAGTCGTATCAGCGCACTACAGAACAGTTAACGTCACAATTACGTGAGCAACGTTCTGAGGTTCGTAGGCTTAATGCCGTGCAACGGGATATGAGCAGTTATGATCGATTGCAGCGGCAAATGGAAGACACCAGTCGTTCGCTCACGGAAGCCAGAAATGAGCAACGGCAATTAGCCCAACAGATGGAGGAAACCCAAAACCCCAGCCGACAATTGACGCGGACCTTTGAACGGGTTAATCGGGCCGTTTCGCAGTTAAATGTGCAGTATCAAACTCAAACTAACCGGTTAGACCATCTACAACGGGAGTTGTCTGATGCCGGTGTGGATACTAACCGCTTAGTGGTTGAGCAAATCCGCATGGCGGGTGCGGTGAACCAAGCCAATAATGCCTTAGAGTCTCAGCAGCAACGGATGCAGGCGGTCAATCAAGCCCAAGCCCGAATTGATGCCAACCAGGCGGAACGGGGCAAAGTCTATGGGGCCATGATGGAAGTGGCCGCCGCCGGGTATTTAATGGCCCAGCCTGTCAGAAAAGCCATTGATTATGAATCGTCTTTTGCCGATGTAAAAAAAGTCGTGGACTTTGACGGGTCCAAAGGCGAAGACAAGCAAATGGCCAGTGACATACTGAAGCTGTCCACTAAAATCCCGATGGCCGCAGACGGCTTATCAGAAATTATTGCCGCCGGTGGCCAAAGTAATATCGCCAAAGGTGAGTTATTAAACTTTGCGACCTCGGCGGCCAAAATGGGTGTGGCCTTTGATATTGAGGCAGAAGAAGCCGGTAAAACCATGGCCGCCTGGCGTTCGGCAATGGGATTAAATCAAGACCGGGCAATTAAGCTGGCGGATGCTACTAATTATTTATCAAATAACCTATCAGCAGAAGCCAAGGATATTGCTGGGGTAATGAAACGCCAGGGATCAGTGGCGATGTCCTCTGGCTTTTCAGAAGTCCAGGCCGCGAGTTTTTCGGCTGCCTTATTATCCGGTGGTGCAGCTGAAGAAGTCGCTGCTACGGCCTTAAAAAATATCACCGGGGCCATGTCCAAAGGGAAAATGGCCTCCAAACGCCAAAAACAAGTGTGGGGGCAATTAGGCTTTGACCCGGAATTATTAGCCGGTGAAATGCTACAGGATGCGCCTAACACCATTATTCGGGTCTTTGAAGCCTTTCAGGATATGCCCGAGGAAGAAATCAGCGCCTTAGTCTCTGCCTTATTTGGAGAAGAATCGAAAGGGGCAGTGATGCCCTTAATTAAAAACCTGGATAATTTAAAAAATGCATTCAAATTAACCGGGGATGAAAGTCGTTACCTTAGCTCCATGGAAAAGGAGTATCAGGCCCGTTCAGCCACTACTGCGAATAACTTAGAATTATTAGGCAACAGTTTTGACCGCTTATTTATAGTAATGGGCGATCAGTTATTGCCGGTATTAAATGACATTGTTGATCCTCTCACCGAATTTATTAACTCATTAGCGGATGCCGCCGAGGAATATCCAACCGTAGCTAAAACCATCGGCTTAATTGGCGCTGGTGGTGTGGCGTTAATTGGGGCTGGATTAGCCATTAAATTAATGGCCCTCGGTATTGGCCAAGGGATTAATTATTTACGCCGAGCCCGTGCCAGGTTAGGCGGTACGACAGCGACCACGGCCACCCAAACCCAACAAGCGAATACGTCACTACGACAGTTGAATAATACCTTAGCGGGTACGGGTCGAGGCAATAACAATAGACGACAATTAGGCGCTAACTGTGCTTGCTGTTGTTGCCAGATGGACGGTGGTGGTAGACGAAGAAGGCGTGGTAGAAGAAACAGAGGGCGAAGCCGACGTGGGAGACTATCCGGCAGAGGCCGTACATTACCCGTTTTACCCAACCCTGCTGCGGCAGCCGCTTCGCCCCCAGGACTGGGCAGACGTTTATTACAAGGTGCAGGTCGTGTAGTCAGGCCATTAGGCGTTGGACTGGCGGCGACTGCCTTAGCCGATGCGGCCATGGCGGGTGATGCGACAGAAGCCGGCGGACAGATAGGCGATATAGCCGGCAGTTTAAGTGGGGCGATGGCAGGTGGTGCCATGGGGGCGGCAGTAGGAAGCGTCGTACCGGTCGTGGGTACGGTAATTGGTGGGGCCATTGGTAGCGTAGTGGGGGGTATTGCTGGGAGTAGTTTAGGTAAATGGATTGGCGAAGGGGTTGGCAGCTGGTTTGACGATGAAAAAGAAACAGTCGAGCTTAAACCCAAGGTGGCTGATATTGTTAATCAACCCATTACCGATAAATTACCTTCCCCGGAAAAAGTCGCACAACAGATCGTGACCAATAATAATCACCAACAAGTGTCGCCTACCTTTAACCTAAGTTTTATGATGCCACCTGGCATTGATCCCAATAATACCCAAGCCATCGCTAACAACGTCATGAACCAAATGCAATCCCAAGTCTTACCGCTGATGGCCAGTGGTCAATTAGCTGAGCGGCTGGATGGTTCGCTTTCAGATAGGAATAACGATTAA
- a CDS encoding phage tail assembly protein, which produces MTQWTPEVYQLRWAITDDKDQPLTQVTLKPVNRKDHVNALKDKPEDNEALYRLAQLSCGLSISEIKRLNTPDWNSIKDKLIDLVSKGADYFFEKLGEDFDKDHPALLVPIKGDDDQLINNIDLKIPTVETSELMQAQKTTELRGLFITRACTGLSETEINRLAMPDWLHIQTRITDFLTETADCFPVETLTP; this is translated from the coding sequence ATGACCCAATGGACACCCGAAGTCTATCAATTACGCTGGGCAATTACGGATGATAAAGACCAGCCTTTAACCCAAGTCACCCTAAAACCGGTTAACCGAAAGGATCACGTTAACGCTTTAAAAGACAAGCCAGAAGACAATGAAGCTTTATATCGGTTAGCCCAATTATCCTGTGGATTATCGATCAGTGAAATTAAACGGTTAAATACGCCCGACTGGAACAGTATTAAAGACAAACTCATTGATCTAGTCAGTAAAGGCGCGGATTATTTTTTTGAAAAACTGGGCGAGGATTTTGATAAAGACCATCCAGCGTTGTTGGTACCGATTAAAGGCGATGATGATCAGCTGATTAATAACATTGATTTAAAAATCCCCACTGTTGAAACCAGCGAATTAATGCAAGCACAAAAAACCACGGAATTAAGAGGCTTATTTATTACCCGTGCTTGTACCGGGTTAAGTGAAACCGAAATTAATCGGCTAGCCATGCCTGACTGGTTGCATATTCAAACGAGGATTACGGATTTTTTGACCGAAACGGCGGACTGCTTTCCCGTCGAGACATTAACACCCTAA
- a CDS encoding phage major tail tube protein: MAEQRYRTMLSANVNGHPLMAEVEEFTPPELKHKMEDSQGGKFIPDEVWVGLEKLTFELKIAGAGVELLQQYGLKHGEICQVDIKAAERDKDGGKFIIHYSLSGQLTGIKEEAIKMGSKPEVTISGSCIAFKKTENGKTLCDINTRTQKIDLGQGDIFAEDRRGLGLP, encoded by the coding sequence ATGGCTGAACAACGTTATCGCACGATGTTAAGTGCCAATGTTAACGGGCATCCGTTAATGGCTGAGGTAGAAGAATTTACCCCGCCAGAACTGAAACACAAAATGGAAGACAGTCAGGGCGGTAAATTTATTCCTGATGAAGTCTGGGTGGGGTTAGAAAAACTCACTTTCGAATTAAAAATTGCTGGGGCGGGTGTAGAGCTATTACAACAATACGGCCTAAAACACGGGGAAATCTGCCAAGTAGATATTAAAGCCGCCGAACGGGATAAAGACGGCGGTAAGTTTATTATCCACTACAGTTTATCCGGCCAACTCACTGGGATTAAAGAAGAAGCCATTAAGATGGGCAGTAAACCCGAAGTGACCATCAGTGGCAGCTGTATCGCCTTTAAGAAAACCGAAAATGGCAAAACCCTCTGTGATATTAATACCCGTACCCAGAAAATCGATTTAGGTCAGGGGGATATTTTTGCGGAGGATCGGCGGGGATTAGGTTTACCTTGA
- a CDS encoding phage tail sheath protein: MPQITNFEHNGITVITNEPPPPLGPPGENVVAWVVTAPDKHESVPLNRPYRVSNSTTAALLDSKGDERGTGWHAAIQTLQRTRVPQYFIVVEEGADEAETTKNIIGGVDTDTRQLTGISALALCPERPTLIAAPGFSHQKSVVDALASMANKLRCRVIADGPAQNIKQAMEYSKQFGGEGTGHDRVYIVEPMPAIYSKKAKGNIYVPTSTLAMGAVAAVKPWESPGNQGIYIQDVSYHIDYNIIDKSTDGNLLNKHGISYFARTSDGWRLIGNRTVTGDFISHIGLKDAIARKLEAASQRAMSKNLTMSFMEQEITKVDLFMQDLVAAEIIPGGKVYLHPELNTVSRYKNGSWYIVVEYGRYSPNEHMIYHVNASDNIIEEFLEEVLS, encoded by the coding sequence ATGCCACAAATCACTAATTTTGAACATAATGGGATTACCGTTATTACTAATGAGCCGCCACCGCCATTAGGCCCACCAGGTGAAAACGTGGTGGCTTGGGTGGTGACGGCACCAGACAAACATGAATCGGTGCCGTTAAACCGCCCGTATCGCGTCTCTAACTCCACGACAGCCGCTTTATTGGATAGTAAGGGGGATGAGCGTGGCACCGGTTGGCATGCCGCGATTCAAACCCTACAACGCACCCGGGTTCCCCAGTATTTTATTGTGGTGGAAGAAGGGGCCGACGAAGCAGAAACCACCAAAAATATTATCGGTGGGGTTGATACGGATACCCGACAGTTAACGGGAATTTCGGCGTTGGCGTTATGCCCCGAACGTCCAACCCTAATTGCGGCTCCTGGGTTTAGTCATCAAAAGTCGGTGGTTGATGCTTTAGCATCCATGGCGAATAAATTACGTTGTCGGGTCATTGCTGATGGCCCTGCACAAAACATTAAGCAAGCCATGGAGTATTCCAAGCAGTTTGGTGGTGAAGGCACGGGTCATGATCGGGTGTATATTGTGGAACCGATGCCAGCGATTTACAGCAAAAAAGCCAAGGGTAATATTTATGTTCCCACCAGTACCTTAGCGATGGGGGCGGTAGCGGCGGTAAAACCCTGGGAAAGCCCGGGTAACCAAGGAATTTATATTCAGGATGTGTCGTATCACATTGACTACAACATCATTGATAAATCCACTGATGGTAACTTGCTCAATAAACATGGTATTTCCTATTTTGCCCGCACCAGTGACGGCTGGCGTTTAATCGGTAATCGTACGGTCACCGGGGATTTTATTTCTCATATCGGACTAAAAGACGCCATTGCTCGTAAATTAGAAGCGGCCAGCCAGCGGGCCATGAGTAAAAACCTCACCATGTCATTCATGGAGCAGGAAATTACCAAAGTCGATTTATTTATGCAGGATTTAGTGGCCGCTGAAATTATCCCCGGTGGGAAGGTGTACTTGCACCCTGAGTTAAATACCGTGAGCCGCTATAAAAACGGCAGTTGGTATATTGTGGTTGAGTACGGTCGTTACAGTCCGAACGAGCACATGATTTACCATGTGAATGCCAGTGACAATATTATCGAAGAATTCTTAGAGGAGGTCTTAAGCTAA